A single Pseudomonas brassicacearum DNA region contains:
- a CDS encoding aldehyde dehydrogenase family protein, producing the protein MNPIQLLPAVEKFLSQPGRLFIGGTWQDAASGRRFAVENPATEHTLAEVAEGGERDVDAAVAAARAAFTGPWAQQSPAQRGLLLFRLAELLDQHREELAQLITLENGKPIAAARGEAASAANIIRYFAGWPTKIEGSTLPVSPSSGAPMLNYTLREPVGVCALIVPWNFPLTMCVWKLGPALATGCVAVLKPAEQTPLVAIRLVQLIEAAGFPAGVVNLLTGLGVHTGAPLAQHPDVDKIAFTGSTHVGRLIAQAATGNMKKVSLELGGKSPNIILPDADIVRAAKGAADGIFYNQGQVCTAGSRLYVHASVLDQVLEELQRHAAAHVLGPGLDPASSMGPLVSARQLGTVRGYLQRGQEEGAELICGGDRPTHLERGHFIRPSVFLDRAERACVAREEIFGPVLTVMSWTEIDELVLRANDSPYGLAAGLWTRDLRSAHRVAAQLKAGSVWINCWNVVDPASPFGGYKQSGWGREMSKNVIDAYTETKSVFVDLA; encoded by the coding sequence ATGAACCCGATTCAATTGTTACCTGCCGTCGAGAAGTTCCTGTCGCAGCCCGGGCGCCTGTTTATCGGCGGGACCTGGCAGGACGCTGCCAGCGGCCGCCGGTTTGCCGTGGAAAACCCGGCCACTGAGCACACCCTGGCGGAAGTCGCCGAAGGCGGCGAACGCGACGTGGATGCCGCCGTCGCTGCCGCTCGCGCGGCCTTCACCGGGCCCTGGGCGCAGCAGTCACCGGCCCAGCGCGGGTTGTTGCTGTTTCGCCTGGCGGAACTGCTCGACCAGCATCGCGAAGAGCTGGCGCAACTGATCACCCTGGAAAACGGCAAGCCAATCGCTGCGGCCCGGGGAGAAGCGGCCAGTGCGGCGAATATCATTCGTTATTTCGCGGGCTGGCCGACCAAGATCGAAGGCAGCACGCTGCCGGTGTCGCCCTCCAGTGGCGCACCGATGCTCAACTACACGTTGCGCGAGCCGGTGGGCGTCTGTGCCTTGATCGTGCCGTGGAACTTCCCGCTGACCATGTGCGTGTGGAAGCTTGGTCCGGCGCTGGCGACCGGTTGCGTCGCGGTGCTCAAGCCCGCCGAGCAGACGCCCCTGGTTGCCATTCGCCTGGTGCAGTTGATCGAGGCCGCCGGTTTCCCGGCTGGGGTGGTCAACCTGCTCACCGGCCTCGGTGTGCATACCGGCGCACCGCTGGCCCAGCACCCGGACGTGGACAAGATCGCCTTCACCGGTTCGACCCACGTAGGGCGGCTGATCGCCCAGGCGGCCACCGGCAACATGAAGAAGGTCTCGCTGGAGCTGGGTGGCAAGTCTCCCAACATCATCCTGCCGGACGCCGATATCGTCCGTGCCGCCAAAGGCGCCGCCGACGGCATTTTCTACAACCAGGGGCAGGTCTGCACCGCCGGATCGCGTCTCTATGTGCACGCCAGCGTCCTCGACCAGGTGCTTGAAGAACTCCAGCGCCACGCGGCCGCCCATGTGTTGGGGCCGGGCCTGGATCCGGCCAGCAGCATGGGTCCGCTGGTCTCGGCCCGGCAATTGGGCACGGTGCGTGGCTACCTGCAACGGGGCCAGGAAGAAGGCGCCGAGCTGATCTGCGGCGGCGACCGGCCGACCCATCTGGAGCGTGGTCATTTCATCCGCCCCAGCGTGTTCCTCGACCGCGCCGAGCGCGCCTGTGTCGCCCGGGAAGAGATCTTTGGCCCGGTGCTGACCGTCATGAGCTGGACCGAGATCGATGAACTGGTGCTGCGTGCCAACGACTCGCCTTACGGCCTGGCCGCAGGGCTCTGGACTCGCGACTTGCGTTCCGCCCATCGCGTGGCCGCCCAGTTGAAGGCCGGCTCGGTGTGGATCAACTGCTGGAACGTCGTCGACCCGGCTTCGCCATTTGGCGGCTACAAGCAATCCGGCTGGGGCCGGGAAATGAGCAAGAACGTGATCGATGCCTACACCGAAACCAAAAGTGTCTTCGTCGATCTCGCCTGA
- a CDS encoding VPS10 domain-containing protein, with translation MSNGTLLVATVGQAVIRSADDGRTWHRLGLGQDLEFDAITRSLSLHPGTPEVIYAGTDVGLCISRDTGGHWQRMDSPFNGQTVWKVAVDPQDAQRIFVGTGAPSRAVLWRTLDGGQNWERAPVEIPEFCEGVSRPRLLAFAYDPTDRNQLWFGLEEGGLFHSRDGGDSWTRVDDRLLWDFNSDVHNIVVLPNHGQKIIVVVCVNAVYRSLDEGQTWTGIVARETFGLYYVRAMNAPLGSEDTLYLSISDGTPGTTSKVLVSRDAALSWEVLPLPQQPNSCVWAIALNPADPRQIVAGTKYGHLFTSENGGDGWQKQWREFSEIADVLWTPAVAQIKSGHQSIIKKN, from the coding sequence ATGAGTAACGGAACCCTTTTGGTCGCCACCGTAGGGCAGGCGGTCATCCGCAGCGCCGACGATGGCCGTACCTGGCATCGCCTGGGCCTGGGCCAGGACCTGGAATTCGACGCGATCACCCGCTCCCTGAGCTTGCATCCGGGGACGCCTGAGGTGATCTATGCCGGCACCGATGTCGGCCTGTGCATCAGCCGTGATACCGGCGGCCATTGGCAGCGGATGGACTCGCCGTTCAACGGCCAGACCGTCTGGAAGGTGGCCGTGGATCCCCAGGACGCGCAGCGCATTTTCGTCGGCACCGGTGCGCCGTCGCGCGCGGTGTTGTGGCGCACCCTCGATGGCGGCCAGAACTGGGAACGTGCCCCGGTGGAGATCCCGGAGTTTTGCGAAGGCGTCAGTCGTCCACGCTTGCTGGCCTTCGCCTACGACCCGACCGATCGCAACCAGCTCTGGTTCGGCCTGGAAGAGGGCGGGTTGTTCCACAGCCGTGACGGTGGCGATAGCTGGACCCGTGTCGATGACCGCCTGCTGTGGGACTTCAACTCGGATGTGCACAACATCGTGGTCCTGCCCAACCACGGGCAAAAAATCATCGTGGTGGTGTGCGTCAACGCCGTTTATCGCAGCCTCGACGAGGGGCAGACCTGGACCGGCATCGTCGCGCGGGAAACCTTCGGCCTGTACTACGTGCGCGCCATGAATGCACCGCTGGGCAGCGAGGATACGCTCTACCTGAGCATTTCCGACGGCACCCCTGGCACGACCAGCAAGGTGCTGGTCTCACGGGATGCCGCCCTCAGTTGGGAGGTGCTGCCACTGCCGCAACAGCCCAACTCTTGTGTCTGGGCGATTGCCTTGAACCCTGCCGACCCTCGCCAGATCGTCGCCGGCACCAAGTACGGGCATCTGTTCACCTCCGAGAACGGCGGTGACGGCTGGCAGAAGCAGTGGCGTGAATTCAGTGAAATCGCTGATGTGCTCTGGACGCCTGCCGTGGCGCAAATCAAGTCCGGGCATCAATCCATCATCAAGAAGAACTGA
- a CDS encoding SDR family NAD(P)-dependent oxidoreductase: MDLELQGRVAIVTGGGMGIGKEVARFLSQEGCKVVICARRMEYLQQAAEEISAQTGNEVLPLFCDTNQMSAVSDMVEAAHKHFGRIDILVNGAAAPSGVVRNDIEHAGDDELLSDLNTKVIGYFRCAKAVTPHMKAGGFGRIINIGGLTGRGSKVLSGMRNLAIAHMTKTLSDQLGPAGITVNLIHPGVVDTPHIQELYEREGIKQGKTPEQVEQGYIDATPIRRTLAPIEMGWLIGFLASPKAGAVTGESIGIDGGLTRGIFI, encoded by the coding sequence ATGGATCTGGAATTACAAGGCCGCGTGGCGATCGTCACCGGCGGTGGCATGGGCATCGGCAAGGAAGTCGCGCGCTTTCTGTCCCAGGAAGGCTGCAAGGTGGTGATCTGCGCACGGCGCATGGAATACCTCCAGCAAGCCGCCGAGGAAATCAGCGCGCAGACCGGCAACGAGGTGCTGCCGCTGTTCTGTGACACCAACCAGATGTCGGCGGTGTCCGACATGGTCGAGGCAGCCCACAAGCACTTTGGCCGCATCGACATCCTGGTCAACGGCGCCGCGGCACCGTCCGGTGTGGTGCGCAACGACATCGAACATGCCGGCGACGACGAATTGCTCTCGGACCTCAACACCAAGGTGATCGGTTATTTCCGTTGCGCCAAGGCCGTGACTCCGCACATGAAAGCCGGCGGCTTCGGTCGCATCATCAATATCGGTGGCCTGACCGGGCGTGGCAGCAAGGTCCTCTCGGGCATGCGCAACCTGGCCATCGCCCACATGACCAAGACGCTTTCCGACCAACTGGGCCCAGCCGGCATCACGGTCAATCTGATCCACCCCGGCGTCGTGGACACCCCGCACATCCAGGAGCTGTACGAGCGCGAAGGGATCAAGCAGGGCAAGACGCCCGAGCAGGTGGAGCAGGGCTACATCGACGCAACGCCGATCCGACGCACCCTGGCGCCGATTGAAATGGGCTGGTTGATCGGCTTCCTCGCATCCCCCAAGGCCGGTGCGGTGACCGGGGAATCCATCGGCATCGACGGCGGCTTGACCCGCGGCATCTTCATTTGA